A region of Bacteroidota bacterium DNA encodes the following proteins:
- a CDS encoding DUF354 domain-containing protein, with amino-acid sequence MKKVLIDINHPAYFHLFRNLAAELKKHGVEIIITASKKDITLDLLNKYNIPYINLGTYGESSMEKAFKVPVMAMRVLRVALKHKPDLMVGAASSRIAHAGVLTGIPSFVYTDTDHAKLEIMLFKPFATRIYTPDCFLKDLGRRQVRHASYKELFYLHPNRFTPNFEPLKAFGINEGEKFFIVRFVSWNAIHDIGHKGFTADGKLKLVKMLLPHGKVIISSEGHLPAELQKHTLKIPIEHMHHFLHFAEICIGESPTMASEAAVLGTPSVIVCPLQLCYLEELNRKYNMVFQYKDENDALAKISNLVITPGIKNEWELKRKKLLQDKIDGTSYLAAEILRFLQDNSKN; translated from the coding sequence ATGAAGAAAGTACTTATAGATATCAATCACCCCGCCTACTTTCATTTGTTCAGAAATCTGGCTGCTGAACTCAAAAAGCATGGGGTCGAAATTATCATCACAGCTAGTAAAAAGGATATAACCCTTGACCTCCTTAATAAATATAACATACCCTATATTAATTTAGGTACGTATGGTGAATCCTCAATGGAGAAGGCATTTAAGGTTCCGGTTATGGCAATGAGAGTACTCCGTGTGGCGTTAAAGCATAAGCCGGACTTAATGGTTGGGGCAGCATCTAGCAGAATTGCTCACGCGGGCGTTTTGACTGGAATTCCGAGTTTCGTATATACAGATACAGACCATGCCAAGCTGGAAATCATGCTTTTTAAGCCGTTTGCCACGAGAATTTATACTCCCGATTGCTTTCTCAAGGACCTGGGCAGAAGACAAGTTCGACACGCCTCGTATAAAGAGCTCTTCTATCTACACCCCAACCGCTTTACTCCAAACTTTGAACCGTTGAAAGCCTTTGGGATTAATGAGGGGGAAAAATTTTTTATCGTTCGTTTTGTGTCGTGGAATGCCATCCATGATATTGGCCACAAAGGATTTACTGCTGACGGCAAATTAAAACTAGTTAAGATGCTTTTGCCTCATGGCAAGGTAATCATTTCGTCTGAAGGACATCTTCCAGCAGAATTACAAAAACATACGCTAAAGATACCGATAGAGCACATGCATCATTTCCTGCATTTTGCGGAGATTTGTATTGGAGAAAGCCCCACAATGGCCAGTGAAGCAGCGGTATTAGGAACCCCCTCAGTGATAGTGTGTCCGTTACAGCTTTGTTATCTGGAAGAGTTAAATCGAAAATATAATATGGTCTTTCAATATAAAGATGAAAACGATGCCTTGGCTAAGATATCCAATTTAGTAATTACCCCTGGGATTAAAAACGAGTGGGAATTGAAACGCAAAAAATTGCTACAGGATAAAATAGACGGCACATCGTATTTGGCCGCAGAAATCTTACGCTTTCTGCAGGACAATTCAAAAAATTAG
- a CDS encoding glycosyltransferase, whose protein sequence is MQPVEVLYMSYDGMTDPLGQSQVIPYLQGLSKKGYRFTLISFEKKERFEKFREQISSLLKQSNIEWIPLSYTKRPSVLSTVYDVLRLRNKAFALHKQKNFQIVHCRSYISSLVGLEMKKKTRVKFIFDMRGFYADERVDGGLWDLSNPVYKRVYDFFKRKEKQFLAEADYTISLTDAGKKEIHSWKEIKNQPIPIQVIPCCADLEKFSQQNVNQKLLNELRQQFSIEKDDFILSYLGSIGTWYMPDEMLDFFKYLLEQKPKARFLFITNEPKELILSIAKIKAIDPDRFIFVSAPHPLVPTYLALATAAIFFIKPVFSKKASSPTKQGEIMGMGIPYICNGNVGDVEEIVKDTKSGFTVNEFSSVSYCGVIDNLLNEKRSEGDIRNGASKYYSLEEGVKRYASVYQKLLV, encoded by the coding sequence ATGCAGCCTGTTGAAGTCCTATACATGAGTTATGACGGTATGACCGACCCGTTGGGACAAAGTCAAGTGATACCCTATTTGCAAGGCTTGTCGAAAAAAGGCTACCGGTTTACGCTCATTAGTTTTGAAAAGAAAGAGCGGTTTGAAAAATTCAGAGAACAAATCTCGTCCTTGTTAAAGCAAAGCAATATTGAATGGATTCCGCTTTCCTATACCAAAAGGCCATCGGTACTTTCTACTGTGTATGATGTACTAAGGTTGCGGAACAAAGCCTTTGCATTACACAAACAGAAGAATTTTCAAATCGTTCATTGTCGCAGCTACATATCTTCATTAGTAGGGCTCGAAATGAAGAAGAAAACAAGAGTGAAATTCATTTTTGATATGCGTGGTTTTTATGCTGACGAACGAGTGGATGGTGGTTTATGGGATTTGTCAAATCCGGTGTATAAGCGAGTGTATGATTTTTTCAAACGAAAAGAAAAGCAGTTTTTAGCCGAAGCAGACTATACTATTAGCCTGACTGATGCTGGGAAAAAAGAAATACATTCTTGGAAAGAGATAAAGAATCAGCCGATTCCAATACAGGTAATCCCTTGTTGCGCAGATTTGGAAAAGTTTTCACAACAAAACGTGAACCAGAAGTTGCTGAATGAATTACGTCAGCAATTTTCAATTGAGAAAGACGATTTTATTTTGAGTTATCTGGGCAGCATCGGTACTTGGTACATGCCCGACGAAATGCTGGATTTCTTCAAGTACCTGCTGGAACAAAAACCCAAGGCTCGCTTTTTATTTATAACAAATGAGCCAAAAGAACTGATTCTGTCTATAGCAAAAATCAAAGCAATTGATCCGGATAGATTTATTTTTGTTTCAGCACCGCATCCATTAGTGCCCACTTATCTCGCGCTTGCAACAGCCGCCATCTTTTTTATCAAACCAGTATTTTCAAAAAAGGCATCTTCACCCACCAAGCAAGGCGAGATTATGGGAATGGGAATACCCTATATTTGTAACGGAAATGTGGGAGACGTGGAAGAAATAGTCAAGGATACCAAATCGGGTTTTACAGTGAATGAATTTTCTTCCGTTAGTTATTGTGGGGTTATTGATAACCTGTTAAATGAAAAACGCTCAGAAGGGGACATTCGCAATGGAGCTTCTAAATATTATTCGTTGGAGGAGGGGGTGAAACGGTATGCATCGGTATACCAAAAATTATTAGTGTGA
- a CDS encoding glycosyltransferase family 4 protein, whose protein sequence is MVVTHFLRKSSQIGTPFITNQILNLQSYAPSIVYKQDTGANRGFAEFDWNNFPTLNLSEGKGFQFNFYFFKKIGGVDCAKVLNFLKEKKSRLTHFHFGTDAYIYADVMAKSGLPSVISFYGHDVSFFRSLPLGLGHPFFRQAIQHATKILAMSPYMKEQLMNYGCPENKILIHYHGIPTNFFQSIKREHLLSEQINLLLLGRLDYSKGHIFLFRALKKMIATGIKNFKLNVVGSGHLEKRFRNLSNKYGLDQFVHFAGPVKYLSDEMSRYFSEADIFVHPCVPGPGGFREGIPGTIVEAMASGLPVISTYHAGIPYVIENEKTGLLVEEWDVDALANAIKRLMEDHLLRKKLGEAARIHACANLDLIKKEQELEAIYDSLL, encoded by the coding sequence ATGGTTGTTACTCATTTTTTACGAAAGTCCTCGCAAATAGGAACTCCTTTTATTACCAATCAGATATTGAATCTTCAGAGCTATGCCCCCTCAATCGTTTATAAGCAAGATACAGGAGCGAATCGTGGATTCGCTGAGTTTGATTGGAATAACTTTCCAACATTAAACCTCTCTGAAGGTAAAGGATTCCAATTCAATTTTTACTTTTTTAAAAAGATCGGAGGTGTAGACTGCGCAAAAGTTTTAAATTTTTTAAAAGAAAAAAAGTCCCGTTTGACACATTTTCACTTCGGCACGGATGCATATATCTATGCTGATGTTATGGCCAAGTCGGGATTGCCTTCCGTTATCTCATTTTATGGACACGATGTTAGTTTTTTCCGTTCGTTGCCCCTTGGGCTCGGCCATCCATTTTTCAGGCAGGCCATCCAACATGCTACAAAAATATTAGCTATGAGTCCTTACATGAAAGAACAACTAATGAACTATGGTTGTCCCGAGAATAAAATCCTCATTCACTACCATGGAATCCCAACCAACTTTTTTCAGAGCATAAAAAGAGAGCACCTGTTATCAGAGCAAATTAATTTATTGTTATTAGGCAGACTTGATTATTCGAAGGGCCATATATTTCTATTTAGAGCTTTAAAAAAAATGATCGCTACAGGTATAAAAAATTTCAAGTTAAACGTCGTTGGATCCGGACATTTAGAAAAAAGGTTTAGGAATTTATCAAACAAATATGGACTTGATCAATTTGTTCACTTTGCCGGTCCGGTTAAATATCTTTCAGACGAGATGTCTCGATATTTTTCCGAGGCCGATATTTTTGTTCACCCCTGTGTTCCAGGCCCAGGAGGATTCAGGGAAGGCATCCCCGGCACCATTGTCGAAGCGATGGCCAGCGGCCTTCCTGTCATCTCAACTTATCATGCGGGAATACCCTATGTCATTGAAAATGAAAAGACAGGCCTGCTCGTCGAAGAGTGGGACGTAGATGCTCTTGCCAATGCAATAAAAAGGTTGATGGAGGATCACCTGCTTAGAAAAAAATTGGGAGAGGCTGCCAGAATTCATGCTTGCGCAAATCTTGATTTAATAAAGAAAGAACAGGAGTTGGAAGCTATATATGATTCCCTCCTTTAG
- a CDS encoding O-antigen ligase family protein, which translates to MIRTFDRTELGLFTFLGAATVVSVLAALFTEQYYLALIPFGLLTIYVGVINFKLLYYLLLFTIPFSIEYSFSESLATDLPDEPLMIGLMFVTGIFVLTNYKALPKGYFGHLLLVALMAHLFWIFISALTSIETIVSFKVFLSKIWYTMTFSVLTAIIVRTKEDLKKAFWCIYIPLTLLIIQVIIRHAINGFAFDDINQPMAPFFRNHVNYAAIVTIFFPFILLVRTWYEP; encoded by the coding sequence GTGATTAGGACCTTTGACAGGACAGAACTGGGCCTATTTACCTTTCTTGGTGCCGCCACGGTGGTATCTGTACTCGCAGCTCTTTTTACCGAACAGTATTATCTCGCCCTGATTCCTTTTGGCCTACTCACTATTTATGTAGGGGTGATTAATTTCAAACTGCTGTATTATCTGCTGCTTTTCACGATTCCTTTTTCTATTGAATACAGTTTCTCTGAATCACTAGCCACCGACTTGCCCGATGAGCCGCTGATGATTGGATTGATGTTTGTAACCGGCATTTTTGTATTGACCAATTACAAAGCATTGCCAAAAGGGTATTTTGGGCATTTACTTCTAGTGGCGCTGATGGCCCATCTCTTTTGGATTTTTATTTCAGCACTTACTTCCATTGAAACCATCGTATCTTTCAAAGTGTTTCTATCCAAGATATGGTATACGATGACTTTTTCGGTGCTAACGGCTATAATCGTTCGCACAAAGGAAGATTTGAAAAAAGCATTTTGGTGCATCTACATCCCACTCACGCTACTGATTATTCAGGTAATCATCCGGCATGCCATCAATGGTTTTGCTTTTGATGATATTAACCAACCTATGGCTCCGTTCTTCCGCAACCATGTGAACTATGCGGCTATCGTTACCATTTTTTTCCCCTTCATTTTGTTGGTTAGAACTTGGTATGAGCC
- the asnB gene encoding asparagine synthase (glutamine-hydrolyzing): MCGIAGFYSPSHQFSRQDLEKMTARLSHRGPDAEGFYINDEKTIGLGHRRLSVIDLSAAANQPLWSHDGRYAIAFNGEIYNYREIAEKLQIQTRTTSDTEVVIEAFSKVREELPRMMNGMFALAIYDAIHQQLLLFRDRMGVKPLYYFFDGKNLAFASEMKALLTNDYIKRNIRLNKKAVYTFLYAGYIPEPSTIYENIYRLPAGSYATVTSKGLEIKSYWKPEERIREGIKEDFDSAKIELKELLTSSVRYRMISDVPFGTFLSGGIDSSTVTAIAQSISSQPVKTFSIGFKEAKFNESEYARKVSKHLGTEHHEFMVTENDALEMIDRMLTVYDEPYADSSGIPTMLVSKLARKHVTMTLSGDGGDELFMGYGAYDWAKRLDNPLIKVLRKPISASLSLLGNRYKRVAKVFDYKNTEHKKSHIFSQEQYFFSEAELKNILHPDFRHELLFQEQFKTRRQLSAAESQALFDLKYYLKDDLLVKVDIASMQFALEARTPFLDYRVVEFALNLSENLKKQNGISKYLLKEVLYDFVPKEIFDRPKWGFSVPLARWLKSDLKYLIDDYLNEDVIREINVVDADATKQLLKRFNQGEDFLYNRIWSLLLLHKWMKDNAAC; the protein is encoded by the coding sequence ATGTGCGGCATCGCCGGTTTCTATTCTCCATCTCATCAGTTCAGCCGCCAAGATTTAGAAAAGATGACGGCACGGCTGAGCCACCGAGGGCCAGATGCAGAAGGATTTTATATCAATGACGAAAAAACCATTGGGCTTGGACATCGCCGATTGAGTGTCATTGACCTGAGTGCTGCTGCCAACCAACCGCTTTGGTCTCACGATGGACGCTATGCTATTGCCTTCAATGGCGAGATTTATAATTATCGGGAGATAGCAGAGAAACTTCAGATTCAAACCCGCACTACCTCCGACACGGAAGTGGTTATTGAAGCCTTTTCTAAAGTGCGTGAAGAACTGCCCCGAATGATGAATGGCATGTTTGCACTGGCTATTTATGATGCCATACATCAGCAACTTCTTCTTTTCCGTGACCGGATGGGGGTGAAGCCGCTTTACTATTTTTTTGATGGAAAGAATCTGGCTTTTGCATCGGAAATGAAAGCCTTGCTAACCAATGATTATATAAAAAGAAATATCCGGCTGAATAAAAAAGCAGTTTATACATTTTTGTATGCTGGATACATCCCCGAGCCTTCTACCATTTATGAAAACATCTATCGCCTTCCGGCCGGAAGCTATGCGACGGTAACAAGCAAGGGACTTGAAATCAAAAGTTACTGGAAGCCGGAGGAGCGAATCAGGGAAGGAATCAAAGAGGATTTTGATTCGGCAAAAATAGAGTTGAAGGAATTATTGACTAGTTCAGTCCGCTATCGCATGATTAGTGATGTTCCTTTCGGAACTTTTCTGAGTGGAGGAATTGATTCAAGCACGGTGACGGCCATTGCCCAAAGCATTTCTAGCCAACCGGTGAAGACTTTCTCGATTGGTTTTAAAGAAGCGAAGTTCAATGAAAGCGAATATGCCAGGAAAGTTTCCAAACATCTCGGTACCGAACATCATGAGTTCATGGTTACTGAAAACGATGCCTTAGAAATGATAGACCGGATGCTGACTGTGTATGATGAACCATACGCAGACTCATCGGGAATACCTACTATGCTGGTTTCCAAATTAGCGAGGAAGCATGTTACCATGACTCTGAGCGGTGATGGAGGCGATGAATTATTTATGGGTTATGGAGCTTATGATTGGGCAAAGCGTCTGGATAATCCGCTAATAAAGGTTTTAAGAAAACCCATTAGCGCTTCGCTTTCTTTGCTCGGCAACCGTTATAAAAGGGTAGCAAAAGTTTTTGATTATAAAAACACAGAACATAAAAAGAGCCACATATTTTCGCAGGAACAATATTTTTTCAGCGAGGCGGAACTGAAAAATATTCTCCACCCTGACTTCAGACATGAATTGCTATTTCAAGAGCAGTTTAAAACCCGTCGGCAACTATCAGCGGCTGAATCGCAAGCGCTCTTTGATTTGAAATATTATTTGAAAGATGATTTGCTGGTGAAGGTGGACATAGCCAGTATGCAGTTTGCCCTAGAGGCGAGGACTCCGTTTTTAGATTATCGGGTGGTAGAGTTTGCCCTTAATCTTTCCGAAAATCTGAAGAAACAAAATGGAATTTCGAAATACCTGCTCAAAGAAGTATTGTATGATTTTGTCCCTAAAGAAATTTTTGATCGGCCTAAATGGGGCTTTTCCGTTCCACTTGCGCGTTGGCTAAAAAGCGATTTGAAGTATTTGATAGATGATTATCTGAATGAAGATGTGATTCGGGAAATAAATGTGGTGGATGCCGATGCCACAAAACAGCTCTTGAAAAGATTTAATCAGGGAGAGGACTTTCTGTATAACCGGATATGGTCTTTATTGCTACTTCACAAATGGATGAAAGATAATGCAGCCTGTTGA
- the metH gene encoding methionine synthase: MSSIKPNLTSEIEKRILVLDGAMGTMIQRHPLTEKDFRGERFKDHSHDLRGNNDLLSLTRPDIIKEIHAEYLEAGADIIETNTFSSTWIAQQDYKLEKLAYELNYESAKIAKEVAEEFTKRNPSKPRFVAGAFGPTNRTASISPDVNNPGFRGISFEELVDAYTEQAKGLIDGGVDWLLVETVFDTLNCKAALFAINKVQEEKGTKLPVSVSGTITDASGRTLSGQTTEAFWISIKHANLFSVGLNCALGAKDMRPYLESLSQVAHTWVSVYPNAGLPNAFGGYDETPEAMGSDIEDFCKSGFVNVVGGCCGTTPDHIRAFAQVAAKYSPRKKPHRFEFMQLSGLEPVTLTKESNFMNVGERTNVTGSAKFLKLIKEDKYEDALAVAKDQVDGGAQVIDINMDEGMLDGEEAMKKFINLCASEPDIAKVPVMIDSSKFHIIEAGLKCLQGKGIVNSISLKGGEEEFIRQAKLVHDYGAAVIVMAFDEQGQADSYEKRIKICERSYKILTEQVGFPPEDIIFDPNIFPVATGLEEHRQNAMDFFRATKWIKENLPHAHVSGGVSNVSFSFRGNNAVREAMHSAFLYHAIKNGMDMGIVNPTMLEVYDDIPKDLLERVEDVLLDRREDATERLLVFAETVKKKGKVEMADEEWRKGTVEDRLAHALVKGIVEHIDVDTEEARQKYPKPLEVIEGPLMAGMNIVGDLFGSGKMFLPQVVKSARVMKKAVAYLLPYLEEEKKRTGNTSKNNGKILLATVKGDVHDIGKNIVGVVLACNNYEIIDMGVMVPADKILERAREENAQIIGLSGLITPSLDEMVHVAKEMERIGMTLPLMIGGATTSKLHTAVKVDPFYNGSVVHVLDASKAVTVASSLLSKDESANFVVKVKKEYVAMREIHANRKSNIEYVSLEDARANKYKIDWDKTEITKPSFIGIKVFDDYSLEELSKYIDWSPFFSTWEMSGSYPRIFESEKYGKEAKKLFDDAQSLLKKVIAEKWITAQAVIGIFPASSKNEFIEVFDEAGKQLTTFHQMRQQTKKSGSQPNYCLADFIKPASNNQQAATDYFGAFAVTAGLGIEKWIEKFEKDHDDYNSIMLKSMADRLAEAFAERIHQRVRKEFWGYAKEENLSNEDLISEKYRGIRPAPGYPACPDHTEKPLIWNLLNVEKNTGMKLTESNAMYPTASVSGWYFAHPEVKYFGIGKIQKDQVESLAKAKGFSLAEMERWLGQNLAY, translated from the coding sequence ATGAGTAGTATAAAACCAAATCTTACATCTGAAATTGAGAAGCGAATACTTGTACTGGATGGTGCCATGGGGACTATGATACAGCGACATCCGCTGACCGAAAAAGATTTTCGCGGCGAACGATTTAAAGATCATTCGCATGACTTAAGGGGAAATAACGATTTGCTTTCCCTCACACGACCGGACATTATCAAGGAGATTCATGCTGAATATCTTGAAGCCGGTGCGGATATTATTGAGACTAATACCTTTTCGTCCACTTGGATCGCGCAACAAGACTATAAATTAGAAAAGCTGGCCTACGAGCTGAACTACGAATCGGCAAAAATTGCGAAAGAAGTAGCAGAAGAATTTACAAAGAGGAATCCCTCCAAGCCTCGATTCGTTGCCGGAGCCTTCGGGCCAACAAATCGGACCGCCTCTATTTCACCGGATGTAAACAATCCCGGTTTCCGTGGAATTAGTTTTGAAGAACTGGTGGATGCCTATACCGAACAGGCGAAAGGTTTAATAGACGGCGGAGTAGACTGGCTTTTGGTAGAAACCGTTTTTGATACCCTGAACTGCAAGGCGGCTTTGTTTGCTATCAACAAGGTTCAGGAAGAGAAGGGAACGAAGTTACCAGTTTCCGTTTCAGGAACTATTACCGATGCCAGCGGCAGAACGTTGAGCGGACAAACCACCGAAGCCTTCTGGATTTCGATTAAACATGCTAATCTGTTTTCGGTCGGTTTAAATTGTGCCCTCGGCGCCAAAGATATGCGTCCCTATCTCGAATCACTTTCACAGGTAGCGCATACTTGGGTCAGCGTCTATCCCAATGCCGGTTTGCCCAATGCTTTCGGAGGATATGATGAAACACCGGAAGCGATGGGTTCAGATATTGAAGATTTTTGCAAAAGCGGCTTTGTAAATGTCGTAGGTGGATGTTGCGGTACCACTCCAGACCACATCCGCGCTTTTGCTCAGGTAGCAGCAAAATATTCGCCGCGTAAGAAACCTCATCGTTTTGAATTTATGCAACTCAGCGGACTGGAACCGGTGACGCTTACCAAAGAATCTAACTTCATGAATGTAGGCGAACGAACCAATGTAACCGGTTCAGCCAAATTTCTGAAACTCATCAAGGAAGATAAATATGAAGATGCATTGGCCGTAGCAAAAGATCAGGTGGACGGTGGTGCACAGGTGATAGACATCAACATGGATGAAGGAATGTTGGATGGTGAAGAAGCCATGAAAAAATTTATCAACCTCTGCGCCTCCGAGCCAGACATCGCCAAAGTTCCGGTGATGATTGACAGCTCTAAGTTTCACATCATCGAAGCCGGATTGAAATGTTTGCAGGGAAAAGGAATCGTGAATTCCATTTCTCTTAAAGGTGGTGAGGAGGAATTTATCCGTCAGGCAAAATTAGTGCATGACTATGGCGCAGCGGTAATTGTGATGGCGTTTGATGAACAAGGCCAGGCAGATTCTTACGAAAAAAGGATTAAAATCTGCGAACGCTCTTACAAAATCCTTACCGAGCAAGTAGGCTTCCCACCCGAGGATATTATCTTCGACCCAAATATTTTTCCGGTGGCCACCGGCTTAGAAGAACATCGGCAAAATGCCATGGACTTTTTCCGCGCCACCAAATGGATAAAAGAAAACCTTCCCCATGCACACGTCAGTGGTGGGGTGAGCAACGTTTCTTTCTCTTTCCGTGGAAACAATGCCGTTCGAGAAGCCATGCACTCGGCTTTTTTATATCATGCCATCAAAAACGGAATGGACATGGGCATCGTAAACCCCACCATGCTCGAAGTATATGATGACATCCCTAAAGATTTATTGGAGCGCGTGGAAGATGTGCTACTCGATCGCAGAGAGGATGCCACCGAACGATTGTTAGTCTTTGCTGAAACCGTGAAGAAAAAAGGCAAGGTAGAAATGGCTGATGAAGAGTGGCGCAAAGGGACGGTGGAAGACCGCCTAGCTCATGCCTTAGTAAAAGGCATAGTGGAGCACATTGATGTGGATACGGAGGAAGCGAGACAAAAATATCCCAAACCCTTAGAGGTCATTGAAGGGCCGCTCATGGCTGGAATGAACATCGTCGGTGATTTATTTGGCAGCGGAAAAATGTTTTTGCCCCAAGTGGTGAAGAGTGCCCGCGTCATGAAAAAGGCGGTAGCCTATCTACTTCCGTACTTAGAAGAAGAAAAAAAGCGGACGGGTAATACTTCAAAAAATAATGGAAAGATTTTGCTTGCCACCGTGAAAGGTGACGTGCATGACATCGGCAAAAATATTGTAGGTGTGGTATTGGCCTGCAATAACTATGAGATTATAGACATGGGGGTCATGGTTCCCGCCGATAAAATTCTGGAACGCGCCCGCGAAGAGAACGCCCAGATCATCGGACTGAGCGGTTTGATTACGCCTTCACTCGACGAAATGGTCCACGTCGCAAAAGAGATGGAACGCATCGGTATGACGCTGCCCCTGATGATTGGCGGTGCCACTACTTCCAAACTTCATACCGCTGTAAAGGTGGACCCTTTCTATAATGGGAGTGTAGTACATGTGCTCGATGCATCTAAGGCAGTGACCGTTGCCAGCAGTCTATTGAGCAAAGATGAGAGTGCAAATTTCGTCGTCAAAGTGAAAAAAGAATATGTCGCCATGCGTGAGATTCACGCCAACCGTAAAAGCAACATAGAATACGTTTCGCTCGAAGATGCCAGAGCCAATAAGTACAAAATTGATTGGGATAAAACTGAAATTACTAAGCCATCTTTCATCGGAATAAAGGTATTTGATGATTACAGCTTAGAAGAGTTGTCAAAATATATTGACTGGAGTCCTTTCTTCAGCACTTGGGAAATGAGTGGTAGCTATCCCCGTATTTTTGAAAGCGAGAAATATGGTAAAGAGGCCAAGAAACTTTTTGACGATGCGCAATCACTGTTAAAGAAAGTCATAGCTGAAAAGTGGATCACCGCACAAGCGGTGATTGGGATTTTCCCTGCCTCCTCCAAAAATGAATTTATTGAAGTGTTTGACGAAGCAGGAAAACAACTCACCACCTTCCATCAAATGCGCCAGCAAACCAAAAAATCTGGCAGTCAACCAAACTATTGTCTTGCTGATTTCATAAAACCTGCAAGCAACAACCAGCAAGCAGCTACTGACTATTTTGGAGCATTTGCTGTTACCGCGGGACTAGGCATCGAAAAATGGATTGAGAAGTTCGAGAAAGATCACGATGACTATAATTCTATTATGCTCAAATCTATGGCTGATAGATTGGCCGAAGCCTTTGCAGAAAGAATACACCAGCGGGTCCGGAAAGAATTCTGGGGATATGCCAAAGAGGAAAACCTGAGCAATGAAGATTTGATTTCTGAAAAATATCGTGGCATTCGTCCCGCACCGGGCTACCCCGCCTGTCCCGACCATACGGAGAAACCACTTATCTGGAACCTGCTGAACGTGGAGAAAAACACCGGCATGAAACTCACGGAATCCAACGCCATGTACCCCACGGCTTCGGTCAGTGGCTGGTACTTCGCCCACCCGGAAGTCAAATACTTCGGCATCGGCAAAATCCAGAAAGATCAGGTAGAAAGTCTCGCCAAAGCTAAGGGATTTTCATTGGCTGAAATGGAAAGATGGCTGGGTCAGAATCTGGCGTATTAA
- a CDS encoding fatty acid desaturase gives MKQENFYQAEHDQPHPERTRAIMKAHPEIRKLIGRNPWTALIMVFVLSLQTGIAYGVGHLYATGFQYWWLVALVTAYAIGAFANHCMYVIIHDSVHNMVFTGKVWNKMTAIFADMPNLVPAAMGFNVYHLKHHAHQGDYEYDADVANRWEAKLIGNKWYGKAFWMLFFPVFQITRPPRLKAITLFSKWTFINLAFSLAYDIAIVYFCGWAGLLYLVFSFFFSIGLHPVGARWIQEHFTYNPNQETASYYGPVNIVALNVGYHNEHHDFPAVPWNRLPKIREMAPEYYNNLTYYTSWTKLWLNFIFDERYSLFSRVERIKDGKVSLQQRKNKTTQAVA, from the coding sequence ATGAAACAAGAAAATTTCTATCAGGCTGAACATGATCAGCCACATCCGGAACGTACACGCGCCATCATGAAAGCACATCCCGAAATCAGGAAACTGATTGGCCGAAATCCATGGACTGCTTTGATCATGGTTTTCGTACTATCCCTTCAAACCGGTATCGCCTACGGGGTCGGGCACTTATACGCTACCGGGTTCCAATACTGGTGGCTCGTGGCTTTGGTGACCGCCTATGCCATCGGCGCCTTCGCCAACCACTGTATGTATGTTATCATCCATGACTCGGTTCACAACATGGTTTTCACCGGCAAGGTATGGAACAAGATGACCGCTATTTTTGCCGACATGCCCAACCTTGTTCCCGCTGCTATGGGGTTCAATGTGTATCATTTAAAGCACCATGCACATCAGGGCGATTATGAATATGATGCCGATGTTGCCAATCGCTGGGAAGCAAAACTGATTGGTAACAAATGGTATGGAAAAGCTTTTTGGATGCTCTTCTTTCCGGTATTTCAAATCACTCGCCCTCCGCGCCTCAAAGCTATCACTCTGTTCAGCAAATGGACCTTCATCAATTTAGCCTTCTCCCTTGCCTACGATATTGCTATCGTCTATTTCTGTGGATGGGCCGGTTTGCTTTATCTTGTTTTCTCTTTCTTTTTCTCCATCGGTCTGCACCCTGTTGGTGCCCGTTGGATTCAGGAGCATTTCACCTATAACCCCAATCAAGAAACCGCCAGCTATTATGGACCGGTCAACATCGTGGCTCTAAATGTAGGCTACCACAACGAGCATCATGATTTCCCAGCCGTACCTTGGAATCGCCTCCCGAAAATTCGGGAAATGGCTCCGGAGTATTACAACAACCTGACCTACTATACTTCTTGGACTAAGCTCTGGCTCAATTTCATTTTTGATGAGCGCTATAGCCTTTTCTCTCGCGTAGAAAGAATTAAGGATGGCAAAGTAAGCCTTCAACAACGCAAAAACAAAACCACCCAAGCTGTCGCATGA